One segment of Macrotis lagotis isolate mMagLag1 chromosome 1, bilby.v1.9.chrom.fasta, whole genome shotgun sequence DNA contains the following:
- the CRYBG2 gene encoding beta/gamma crystallin domain-containing protein 2 translates to MIPGEGGGELESVPSLPWELKPAQPAPCPGSPEEFRGCRARVQAPPQKPRPITGCPDFWPWEPQLKQDQYPRRAGKPAGSRAIESPGSLGSSVLGVLSREETESPQGKVPGPGMEEAGTHPAQPESGVVSATLTWRHRPPAQEEVRHRFHKVSLVSQGGGAAPQEESYAYTYHREEVNGITTCEEETVNSQGPKAGVRERHDLPKDSPPGDTKKFLSHEPIFSKMYTPLPKEKKQQGKLKEAAVQLHSSNPITHAETSKLSVTTVTRAEGPVTGPREASPHPGLGSSSGTFRASEERRVTRTVRTTTIMGGRVEKRTSSSSSLMIGPTGAEGLPRGRHVARTVRAVVVGPRHEGSPSPSRSQALEILTTLVPSEPHPPKVEALRRSRLPQAISRFQGPPSSQVGVPETQGQPPKFGEANQEEGSGPRANDINAEACSPKEREVPIIQLSDSRHGPSPLQLPLQVPPTRTSVPSSSGPQHLSTLVVPELPTVNHDPTIKISLKSKIAPTSSQVKSEDVLSPSAPQDSSFKRTEVIMSSGVSLEPSPKKDKIVSLPRSSLTPSPQRNEIDLDSEEHFVPSSTKTKVVPDNEIPFVPSPIRTEVVPGPRTPLILSPVKTKVVPDSRAPLVPSPTRTELVPSPRTPLILSPVKTKVVPGPGTSLIPTPTKNENIPDSGTPLVLSPTKNMVVPNSKTPLAPSPTRTEVVSSRETPPSPTPTKKEVVPDSGTSLITSPTKEEIVPDSGIPLITSLTKNEVVPGSGTSLVPSPTRTEVVPDSGTPHVPSPTKTEVVPDSGTPHVPSPTKPEVVPDSGAPHVPSPTKTEAILGTKDSPSLSPLEVGPSQSPANGEVNQESVGEDEEVALTTDLELFLDTLRNMEPPEILHTHRLPRAPRSSYLAMYATLPAIEEDQASTWTPGPRPEPEPEPGPQPQPESDEEPENPYLSDDEKLQRRQEKANPGQGFFWDIRPSRQPSETRSPLDMMKLHVADVQGPQTAELGPRRGAAGAPPSRLEGSLLFGGGEMAPSATLGAKLSSLRPHASPALEKGPGRIPLLSSQGKPQIEAEAGGTKQLPEVRIWEEKEQGKLNTRPGKIILFSEPGCQGEAREVWGDVTDATGWLPPPTSLRVLRGGWLLYEKPGFQGQKLVLPEGDMELRELGTAWSPLIIGSLRRIVRDYVIPEISLFSKEGNEGVQVKLTEALEDAQGQGQPLLASSITVTAGLWLLYSKPNFTGVPCILEPGVYPTPESWGSSDPQINSLKPLTLGCPSVEKPGEPKALVYEAKDFQGHCWEVSRDIYDLRKPEDGQSPSLATVGSLRILGGCWVGYEKEGFRGHQYLLEEGEYPDWSHWGGYDDLLTSLRVIRTDFSDPAVMLFEAADFEGPSVGLSEALSDVQLAGHSLTTQAIHVLSGVWVAYELVGFSGEQYVLEKGVYRNCDDWGAGNSTITSLQPILQVGEHDLHFVSKIQLFSGPDFLGDHISFEDDQASLPPSFQPQSCRVYGGSWILFEKQEFEGEQHVLSEGEFPTLTAMGCLTSTVLSSLRKVPLHFSEPSVFLYGLECFEGKEIELNGEVRSLQAEGFNSHVLSIRIKGGVWVLCEHSDFRGRHWLVGSTEITNWLTYSGTQRIGSLYPIKQRRVYFCLRNKGLGRWLAVPEDVEDMKAGRVVVSETRAGASCIWYYEDGLLKNQVAPTMSLQVIGQPSPGSKVVLWTESRQPRQTWSIDTSGHICSEMFEDKILDVKGGRGYDRDHAVLWDRTEDRPSQIWDVQVL, encoded by the exons TGTCCTGGGGGTGCTGAGCAGGGAGGAGACAGAGAGCCCTCAGGGCAAAGTGCCAGGCCCTGGCATGGAGGAGGCAGGCACACACCCAGCCCAGCCAGAGTCTGGTGTGGTGAGTGCCACTCTGACCTGGCGACATCGGCCCCCTGCCCAGGAGGAGGTTCGGCACCGCTTCCACAAGGTCTCCCTGGTCTCCCAAGGTGGGGGTGCTGCTCCCCAGGAGGAATCATATGCATATACCTACCATCGAGAGGAAGTCAATGGCATCACCACATGTGAAGAGGAGACTGTGAATTCTCAGGGACCCAAGGCCGGTGTCAGGGAAAGGCATGACCTACCTAAAGACTCCCCTCCAGGTGACACAAAGAAATTCCTCAGTCATGAGCCCATCTTCTCTAAGATGTACACACCACTCCCAAAGGAGAAGAAGCAACAGGGGAAGCTGAAGGAGGCTGCTGTCCAGCTCCACAGCAGTAACCCTATAACTCACGCAGAGACATCAAAGCTCAGTGTTACCACTGTCACCCGGGCAGAGGGGCCAGTGACAGGGCCTCGAGAGGCAAGCCCTCACCCTGGCCTAGGTTCTTCCAGTGGAACCTTTCGGGCCTCCGAGGAGAGGCGGGTGACTCGGACTGTGCGTACCACAACAATAATGGGAGGGCGAGTGGAGAAGCGGACAAGTAGTAGCAGCTCATTAATGATTGGGCCCACTGGGGCCGAAGGACTACCTCGAGGCCGGCACGTAGCCCGAACAGTCCGAGCTGTTGTGGTAGGCCCCCGTCATGAAGGTTCCCCATCACCCAGTCGGAGCCAGGCCCTAGAAATTCTCACTACTCTAGTACCCTCTGAACCTCATCCCCCAAAAGTTGAGGCCTTGAGACGGAGTCGGCTACCCCAGGCGATCAGCAGGTTCCAAGGGCCTCCCTCAAGCCAAGTGGGAGTGCCCGAGACTCAGGGACAGCCACCAAAGTTTGGGGAGGCAAACCAAGAAGAAGGTAGTGGCCCCAGGGCTAATGACATCAATGCTGAGGCCTGTTCACCCAAAGAGAGGGAAGTACCAATTATTCAACTATCTGATTCTAGACATGGCCCAAGTCCTCTTCAGCTTCCTCTTCAGGTTCCCCCCACCAGGACTTCAGTTCCATCTTCCTCTGGTCCCCAACACCTAAGCACCCTTGTTGTCCCAGAGCTGCCTACCGTGAATCATGATCCCACCATCAAAATCTCCCTGAAGTCTAAAATAGCCCCTACATCATCACAGGTAAAAAGTGAAGATGTCCTGAGCCCTAGTGCTCCCCAGGATTCATCCTTTAAGAGGACCGAGGTCATTATGAGTTCTGGAGTGTCTCTTGAACCATCTCCCAAAAAGGACAAAATTGTCTCATTACCTAGATCTTCCCTTACCCCATCACCCCAAAGGAATGAGATTGACCTGGATTCTGAAGAACATTTTGTGCCATCTTCCACAAAGACTAAAGTTGTTCCAGATAATGAAATCCCTTTTGTCCCATCCCCAATAAGGACTGAGGTTGTCCCAGGTCCGAGAACCCCTCTCATCCTATCCCCAGTGAAGACTAAGGTTGTTCCAGATTCCAGAGCCCCTCTTGTCCCATCCCCAACAAGGACTGAGCTTGTCCCAAGCCCTAGAACCCCTCTCATCCTATCCCCAGTGAAGACTAAGGTTGTCCCAGGTCCTGGAACTTCTCTCATCCCAACCccaacaaagaatgaaaatattccaGATTCTGGAACCCCTCTTGTCCTATCCCCAACAAAGAACATGGTTGTTCCAAACTCTAAAACCCCTCTTGCCCCATCCCCAACAAGGACTGAGGTTGTCTCAAGCCGTGAAACCCCTCCATCCCCAACCCCAACAAAGAAAGAGGTTGTTCCAGACTCTGGaacctctctcatcacatccccAACAAAAGAGGAGATTGTTCCAGACTCTGGAATCCCTCTCATTACATCCCTGACAAAGAATGAGGTTGTTCCAGGCTCTGGAACTTCTCTTGTCCCATCCCCAACAAGGACTGAGGTTGTCCCAGATTCTGGAACCCCTCATGTCCCATCTCCAACAAAGACTGAGGTTGTCCCAGATTCTGGAACCCCTCATGTCCCATCTCCAACAAAGCCTGAGGTTGTGCCAGATTCTGGAGCCCCTCATGTCCCATCTCCAACAAAGACTGAAGCCATCTTAGGGACCAAAGACTCTCCTTCCCTATCTCCCTTGGAGGTGGGGCCCTCACAGAGCCCTGCTAATGGTGAAGTCAACCAGGAGTCTGTtggagaagatgaagaagtagCTCTGACCACTGACCTGGAACTTTTCCTGGACACTCTTCGGAACATGGAGCCCCCTGAGATCCTGCACACCCATAGACTGCCCCGGGCCCCTCGTTCCTCCTATCTGGCCATGTATGCCACACTACCTGCCATTGAGGAAGACCAGGCCTCAACCTGGACTCCAGGACCCAGGCctgagccagagccagagccagggCCACAGCCACAGCCAGAGTCTGATGAGGAACCGGAGAACCCCTATCTCAGTGATGATGAGAAGCTTCAGCGGCGCCAGGAGAAGGCCAATCCTGGGCAGGGATTCTTCTGGGACATTCGACCCTCCCGGCAGCCCTCGGAAACCCGCTCCCCACTGGACATGATGAAGTTACATGTGGCTGATGTTCAGGGGCCACAGACAGCAGAGCTGGGTCCCCGGAGGGGGGCTGCTGGGGCTCCTCCTTCCCGCCTGGAGGGCAGCCTcctctttgggggaggggagatggcACCTTCTGCCACTCTAGGGGCTAAATTATCTTCCCTGAGACCCCATGCCTCACCTGCCCTGGAGAAGGGCCCTGGACGTATCCCTCTTCTGTCTAGCCAAGGAAAGCCACAGATTGAGGCTGAAGCCGGGGGGACCAAGCAACTTCCTGAAGTCAGG ATTTGGGAAGAGAAGGAACAAGGAAAACTGAACACCAGACCAGGGAAG ATCATCCTCTTCTCGGAGCCTGGCTGCCAAGGCGAAGCCCGGGAGGTCTGGGGTGATGTCACAGATGCCACAGGCTGGCTTCCCCCTCCAACTTCCCTCCGGGTGCTACGAGGAGG GTGGTTGCTCTATGAGAAGCCTGGATTCCAGGGTCAGAAGCTGGTCCTCCCTGAGGGAGACATGGAGCTCAGGGAGTTGGGTACGGCATGGAGTCCTTTGATCATTGGCTCCCTCAGGAGGATTGTCAGA GACTATGTCATCCCTGAGATCAGCCTATTCTCAAAGGAAGGCAACGAGGGCGTCCAGGTGAAGTTGACAGAAGCCTTGGAGGATGCCCAGGGACAGGGACAGCCCTTACTTGCATCATCTATTACTGTCACTGCTGGATT GTGGTTGCTGTACTCCAAACCCAACTTTACTGGAGTTCCCTGTATCCTGGAGCCTGGAGTCTACCCTACCCCAGAATCCTGGGGTTCTTCTGACCCTCAAATCAACTCCCTGAAGCCTTTGACACTG GGTTGTCCTTCTGTGGAGAAGCCAGGAGAACCCAAG GCCCTAGTGTATGAGGCCAAGGACTTCCAAGGTCACTGTTGGGAAGTGAGCCGAGACATCTATGACTTGAGGAAGCCAGAGGATGGGCAGAGCCCCAGCTTGGCCACTGTGGGCTCCCTGCGTATCCTTGGGGGCTG CTGGGTAGGTTATGAGAAAGAAGGTTTCCGAGGACACCAGTACCTCCTGGAGGAAGGCGAATATCCAGACTGGTCCCACTGGGGTGGCTATGATGACTTGCTGACCTCCTTGAGGGTCATCCGCACG GACTTTTCGGACCCAGCTGTGATGCTGTTTGAGGCTGCAGATTTTGAAGGACCAAGTGTGGGATTGAGTGAGGCCCTCTCTGATGTGCAGCTGGCTGGCCACAGCCTTACCACTCAAGCCATCCATGTGTTGAGTGGCGT GTGGGTGGCCTATGAACTTGTGGGCTTCTCTGGGGAGCAGTATGTACTTGAGAAGGGTGTGTACCGAAATTGTGATGACTGGGGGGCTGGCAATAGCACCATCACCTCCCTCCAGCCCATTTTGCAG GTTGGGGAGCACGACTTACATTTTGTCTCTAAG ATTCAACTCTTCTCAGGACCTGATTTCCTTGGggaccacatttcttttgaggatGACCAGGCTTCTTTGCCCCCCTCCTTCCAGCCCCAGTCCTGTCGGGTCTATGGTGGCAG CTGGATCCTCTTTGAGAAGCAGGAATTTGAGGGGGAACAACATGTGCTCTCAGAAGGAGAGTTCCCAACACTTACAGCCATGGGTTGCCTAACTTCCACTGTCCTTAGCTCACTGCGAAAGGTCCCCCTG CATTTTTCTGAGCCATCTGTATTCCTCTATGGGTTGGAGTGCTTTGAAGGAAAGGAGATTGAGCTCAATGGGGAAGTGCGGAGCCTTCAAGCAGAGGGCTTCAACAGCCATGTCCTCTCCATTCGGATCAAAGGGGGCGT TTGGGTGCTATGTGAGCATAGTGATTTCCGAGGTCGCCATTGGCTGGTGGGAAGCACAGAGATCACCAACTGGCTGACCTACAGTGGGACCCAGAGGATAGGCTCTCTCTATCCTATCAAGCAG CGTCGAGTTTACTTCTGCCTGCGGAACAAAGGTCTGGGAAGGTGGTTGGCAGTGCCTGAGGACGTGGAGGACATGAAAGCTGGGAGAGTTGTGGTCTCAGAGACCCGGGCTGGGGCCAGCTGTATCTGGTACTATGAAGATGGGCTACTGAAGAACCAG GTGGCCCCAACGATGAGCCTACAGGTGATTGGGCAGCCCAGCCCTGGATCCAAGGTGGTGCTTTGGACTGAGAGCCGGCAGCCCAGACAGACATGGAGCATTGACACATCTGGACACATCTGCAGTGAGATGTTTGAAGACAAGATCCTAGATGTGAAAG GTGGGCGAGGCTATGACAGGGACCATGCTGTGCTGTGGGACAGGACTGAGGACAGACCTTCTCAGATCTGGGATGTCCAGGTGCTTTGA